From the genome of Pirellulales bacterium, one region includes:
- the rpsO gene encoding 30S ribosomal protein S15: protein MAITKERKQELIGDYRRGEHDTGSPEVQIALLTTRIGELTEHLRTHTKDYASRRGLLMMVSRRRRLLDYLKKVSPQRYLDIIRRLDIRK from the coding sequence ATGGCAATCACAAAAGAGCGTAAGCAAGAACTGATCGGGGACTATCGCCGCGGCGAGCATGACACTGGCTCGCCCGAGGTCCAAATCGCGCTGTTGACGACCCGTATCGGCGAGTTGACAGAGCACCTGCGCACGCACACCAAGGATTACGCCAGTCGGCGGGGTCTATTGATGATGGTGAGTCGCCGGCGTCGCCTGTTGGACTATCTGAAGAAGGTCAGTCCGCAGCGGTATTTGGACATCATTCGGCGTCTCGATATTCGTAAATAG
- a CDS encoding fumarylacetoacetate hydrolase family protein — MKIGKMRFPSGLETVGLIQDEMVVPLELSGGHYRSLAEILESDDPLSTIEFLIDQTAEKVPVAEVVPLSVIDAQEVWAAGVTYTRSRAARMAESAAAASHYDRVYAASRPELFFKATPSRVVGPGKPVRVRQDALWNVPEPELALVLNSRLRLVGYTIGNDMSSRDIEGENPLYLPQAKVYDSCCALGPWITLVDRMPPREEIGIRMAIRRGKQTVFEGCTSVAKMARTFEDLIGYLGRDNLFRDGVFLLTGTGVVPQDDFSLFAGDVVEITIDGIGTLSNPVVQG, encoded by the coding sequence ATGAAGATTGGGAAGATGCGATTTCCGAGCGGTCTGGAGACCGTCGGCTTGATCCAGGACGAGATGGTGGTGCCGCTCGAGTTGAGCGGAGGACACTATCGGTCGCTGGCCGAGATCCTCGAGTCGGACGATCCGCTGTCGACGATCGAGTTCTTGATCGACCAGACGGCCGAGAAGGTACCCGTTGCCGAGGTTGTGCCGTTATCGGTCATCGACGCGCAAGAAGTATGGGCGGCCGGCGTCACCTACACGCGCAGCCGCGCGGCGCGGATGGCCGAGTCGGCCGCCGCGGCCTCGCACTACGACCGGGTGTATGCGGCCTCGCGTCCGGAATTGTTCTTCAAAGCCACGCCCAGCCGCGTGGTCGGGCCGGGCAAGCCCGTGCGCGTCCGGCAAGACGCCCTGTGGAACGTGCCCGAGCCGGAGTTGGCCCTGGTGCTCAATTCGCGCCTGCGGTTAGTGGGCTACACGATCGGTAACGACATGAGCTCGCGCGATATCGAAGGCGAAAACCCGCTCTATCTGCCGCAGGCCAAGGTTTACGATTCCTGCTGCGCGCTTGGCCCTTGGATTACGCTCGTGGATCGGATGCCGCCGCGCGAGGAAATCGGTATTCGGATGGCCATCCGTCGCGGCAAGCAGACCGTGTTCGAAGGCTGTACGAGCGTCGCCAAGATGGCCCGCACTTTCGAGGACCTGATCGGCTACCTGGGGCGGGACAATCTGTTCCGCGACGGCGTCTTCCTGCTGACCGGGACGGGCGTTGTGCCGCAGGACGACTTCTCGCTGTTCGCCGGGGATGTCGTTGAGATCACGATCGACGGCATCGGCACGCTGTCGAACCCGGTGGTGCAAGGGTAA
- a CDS encoding RluA family pseudouridine synthase codes for MAEMLELVAPDSAAGVRLDTFLAQQLPRYSRVYVRRLINAKSVTVDGLRVKAAHPLRGGERILVELVDPPRALPQPEEIPLDILYEDRWLAAINKPAGMVVHPAKGHWSGTLTAALQFHFDRLSHVGGPTRPGVVHRLDRDTSGVIVIAKDDSVHRRLAQQFEKRTIKKEYFAIVSGRPDRDRDWIDLPIGLHPREREKMAIRPHDPASRPARSFYEVLERFDGFAAMRIEPHTGRTHQIRVHLQSIGCPVLCDKQYGGRAEITRGELSRQPADGDVLLARQALHARRLTLAHPESGEPLLIEAPLPADIQAVLEGLRRFRRV; via the coding sequence ATGGCCGAGATGCTGGAACTCGTGGCCCCCGACTCGGCGGCTGGCGTTCGGCTGGATACTTTCCTCGCGCAGCAATTGCCGCGCTACAGCCGTGTGTACGTTCGGCGGTTGATCAATGCCAAGAGCGTGACCGTCGATGGACTGCGCGTGAAGGCGGCGCATCCTTTGAGGGGCGGCGAACGGATCTTGGTCGAGCTTGTCGATCCGCCGCGCGCGCTGCCGCAGCCCGAGGAGATTCCGCTCGATATTCTTTACGAAGATCGGTGGCTGGCGGCGATCAACAAGCCTGCCGGCATGGTCGTTCACCCGGCCAAAGGTCACTGGTCCGGCACGTTGACGGCGGCGCTGCAGTTTCATTTCGATCGACTCAGTCACGTCGGCGGCCCGACGCGACCGGGCGTGGTGCACCGTCTCGATCGCGATACGAGTGGCGTCATCGTGATCGCCAAGGACGATTCCGTGCATCGGCGGCTGGCCCAGCAGTTCGAGAAACGCACGATCAAGAAGGAGTATTTTGCGATCGTGTCGGGCCGGCCGGATCGCGACCGCGATTGGATCGACTTGCCGATCGGTTTGCACCCGCGCGAGCGCGAGAAGATGGCCATCCGGCCGCACGATCCGGCCAGCCGCCCGGCGCGCAGTTTTTACGAAGTGCTCGAGCGCTTCGACGGATTTGCCGCGATGCGCATCGAGCCCCATACCGGCAGGACGCACCAGATTCGCGTCCACTTGCAGAGCATTGGCTGCCCTGTGCTGTGCGATAAGCAGTATGGGGGGCGGGCCGAGATCACGCGTGGAGAATTGAGCCGCCAGCCGGCCGACGGCGACGTACTGCTCGCTCGACAGGCGCTGCACGCGCGCCGCCTGACCCTCGCACACCCGGAGAGTGGTGAGCCGCTACTGATCGAAGCGCCGCTACCGGCTGATATTCAAGCGGTGCTCGAAGGACTGCGCCGTTTTCGCCGCGTGTAG
- a CDS encoding UvrD-helicase domain-containing protein, translating to MATPLNPAQDQAVHTLRGPLLVLAGAGTGKTRVVTHRIAELIRRGTPPAKILAVTFTNKAAGEMQERAAALLGKRQPEKPEISTFHSLCVRILRRHARLLGYPAQFAIYDRGDQESLARAALRDIKVPGALLRPGDLLHFISRWKTSSIRPDGAVAQAASDKEHLAAMAYRRYQRALKTAGAVDFDDLLLCTEELFQHFPAARSAEASRFHHLLIDEYQDTNGSQYRIVKALADEHRNLCVVGDDDQSIYGWRGAEVEHILRFHRDWPDATVIRLEENYRSTAAILAMANRLIAYNSKRHDKVLRAFRENGEEPRIMQYPDETAEAARVIDEIRNLIAENVVEPRDVAILFRTNEQPRAFETELRRAKVPYTLIGGMSFYDRKEVRDVLAYLKTIAHPHDEVSLLRIINTPARGIGARAVELLLARAVAAGKPLWTILPEVAQMQELPVAAVQAVGKFCALIERYRELASRGRLVLVLQQLLAEIGYQDELARQYKDPNEQTARWNAVEEVVNSLAGYVERTKRPTLAGFIEDVALAGRDDSDDKETRLARNAVVLMTLHSAKGLEYPHVYLVGMEEGLLPHHRAVDLEGAAIDEERRLCYVGVTRAQDRLTLTLAQGRMKWGKKRPSIPSRFLYELLGKADRAPAAQGAVPAPHGRQAADRDAQQKRGGGAKGATGKRPPAASGARRPPRPR from the coding sequence ATGGCGACCCCTTTGAATCCCGCCCAGGATCAGGCGGTACACACCCTGCGCGGGCCGCTGTTGGTGCTGGCCGGCGCCGGCACCGGCAAGACGCGGGTTGTTACGCATCGCATTGCCGAGTTGATTCGCCGCGGCACGCCCCCCGCCAAAATCCTGGCCGTCACGTTCACGAACAAGGCCGCCGGCGAAATGCAGGAGCGGGCCGCCGCCCTGCTGGGAAAGCGTCAGCCCGAGAAGCCCGAGATTTCCACGTTCCATTCGTTATGCGTGCGCATTCTCAGGCGTCACGCGCGGCTGCTGGGCTACCCGGCGCAGTTCGCGATTTACGATCGTGGCGATCAAGAGAGCCTGGCCCGGGCGGCGCTGCGCGACATCAAGGTCCCCGGCGCGCTATTGCGTCCCGGGGACCTGCTGCATTTCATCAGCCGCTGGAAAACCTCGTCGATACGCCCCGACGGCGCCGTGGCTCAGGCGGCCAGCGACAAGGAACATCTGGCCGCGATGGCCTACCGGCGCTATCAGCGCGCCCTGAAGACCGCGGGGGCTGTCGATTTCGACGATCTGCTGTTGTGTACCGAGGAACTGTTTCAGCATTTTCCGGCAGCGCGCTCGGCCGAGGCGTCGCGTTTCCACCACCTACTGATCGACGAGTATCAGGACACCAACGGCTCGCAATATCGCATCGTCAAAGCCCTGGCCGACGAGCATCGCAATCTGTGCGTCGTAGGGGACGACGATCAATCGATTTACGGTTGGCGCGGGGCCGAGGTCGAGCACATCCTGCGCTTCCATCGCGACTGGCCCGACGCCACGGTCATCCGGCTGGAGGAGAACTACCGCTCGACGGCGGCGATCCTGGCGATGGCCAATCGTTTGATCGCCTACAACAGCAAGCGGCACGACAAGGTTTTGCGGGCCTTTCGCGAAAATGGCGAAGAGCCGCGCATCATGCAATATCCGGACGAAACGGCGGAAGCGGCCCGCGTGATCGACGAGATTCGCAATCTCATCGCCGAAAATGTCGTCGAGCCACGCGACGTAGCGATCCTATTCCGCACCAACGAGCAGCCGCGCGCCTTCGAAACCGAGCTGCGCCGCGCCAAGGTGCCCTACACGCTCATCGGCGGTATGTCGTTTTACGACCGCAAGGAAGTCCGCGACGTGCTGGCTTACTTGAAAACCATTGCCCATCCGCACGACGAGGTGTCGTTGCTGAGGATCATCAACACGCCGGCGCGCGGCATCGGCGCCCGCGCCGTCGAGCTGCTTTTGGCCCGCGCGGTGGCGGCAGGCAAACCGCTGTGGACCATCCTGCCCGAGGTTGCCCAGATGCAGGAGTTGCCCGTGGCCGCCGTCCAGGCCGTGGGTAAATTCTGCGCGCTCATTGAGCGTTATCGCGAGTTGGCATCGCGCGGCCGCCTGGTGCTGGTGCTCCAGCAATTGTTGGCCGAAATCGGTTACCAGGACGAGCTCGCGCGGCAATACAAGGACCCCAATGAACAGACCGCGCGCTGGAACGCCGTCGAAGAAGTCGTGAACTCCTTGGCCGGCTACGTCGAGCGCACCAAGCGCCCGACCTTGGCCGGATTCATCGAGGACGTTGCACTCGCGGGCCGTGACGACAGCGACGATAAGGAAACGCGGTTGGCACGCAATGCCGTCGTGCTGATGACGCTGCACAGCGCCAAAGGACTCGAGTATCCGCACGTCTACCTGGTGGGCATGGAAGAGGGGCTGCTGCCGCATCATCGCGCCGTCGACCTGGAGGGGGCCGCGATCGACGAAGAACGCCGGCTGTGCTACGTCGGCGTCACGCGGGCCCAGGATCGTCTGACGCTGACCCTGGCCCAGGGGCGCATGAAATGGGGCAAAAAGCGCCCCTCGATTCCCAGCCGATTTCTCTACGAGCTGTTGGGCAAGGCCGACCGCGCCCCCGCGGCGCAGGGCGCAGTACCAGCCCCGCACGGCCGACAGGCGGCGGACCGCGACGCGCAACAAAAGCGCGGCGGTGGCGCCAAGGGCGCGACCGGCAAGCGACCTCCCGCGGCTTCCGGCGCGCGACGTCCGCCGCGCCCGCGATAG
- a CDS encoding metallophosphoesterase — MSQPLRFVHASDFHLERPLAGLAEIPAHLTDLLIDAPYAAAERVFELAESERADFLILAGDIVNIDRAGPRAIAFLIDQFERLAARDIAVYWLAGPAERRGPWPSDLKLPGNVHPFGRGATQSVVHHADGDDLAELIGYGAAADERPTAAAKNKSSRFTIGVRHGAFHGRQLGKLAGHYWACGGAKRRRQTTSDGRPIVHSGTPQGRSPAHRGPHGAVVVEVDEHGVARPRFVATDLARYARLRVEIDPAAPRADQEHALAERVQAALDKAPGLDLFLRWQIVPVGAAGSGSAALGMSREAWAQTWLRWLRQEFGTDSPAAWSMSVDVVLPRRRGQRSPQDGSLLADFLAAVADAERDHDELSLDRFVPEHWRHAHVAELLSIADTSARRRVLRQARLLGNDLLGAEELSA, encoded by the coding sequence ATGTCGCAGCCTTTGCGTTTCGTTCATGCCAGCGATTTTCATCTCGAACGCCCCCTGGCGGGGCTGGCCGAAATCCCTGCGCACCTGACGGACCTGCTCATCGATGCCCCGTACGCGGCCGCCGAGCGCGTCTTCGAGCTCGCCGAGAGCGAGCGGGCCGACTTCCTGATCCTGGCCGGCGACATCGTGAACATCGATCGCGCCGGTCCGCGCGCCATTGCATTTCTGATCGATCAGTTCGAGCGGCTGGCCGCCCGCGATATTGCCGTCTATTGGCTGGCCGGCCCCGCGGAGCGCCGCGGCCCCTGGCCCAGCGACTTGAAGCTGCCTGGCAACGTCCATCCGTTCGGGCGAGGCGCAACCCAGTCGGTCGTACATCACGCCGACGGCGACGATCTGGCCGAACTTATCGGCTACGGCGCTGCCGCCGACGAACGCCCGACGGCAGCAGCCAAGAACAAATCCAGCCGGTTCACGATCGGCGTCCGACACGGAGCGTTTCACGGGCGTCAACTGGGCAAGCTTGCCGGTCACTATTGGGCCTGCGGCGGAGCGAAGCGGCGCCGCCAAACCACCAGCGATGGCCGGCCGATCGTTCATTCCGGCACCCCGCAAGGACGTTCGCCGGCCCACCGCGGTCCGCACGGCGCGGTTGTCGTCGAAGTCGACGAGCACGGCGTGGCCCGCCCGCGCTTCGTCGCCACCGACCTGGCACGTTATGCGCGTCTGCGCGTCGAAATCGATCCGGCCGCGCCGCGCGCCGATCAGGAACACGCCCTGGCCGAACGCGTGCAAGCCGCGCTCGATAAGGCGCCGGGGCTGGACCTCTTCTTGCGCTGGCAGATCGTGCCGGTCGGCGCGGCGGGGTCGGGTAGTGCCGCGCTGGGTATGTCGCGCGAAGCGTGGGCCCAGACGTGGCTGCGCTGGCTGCGCCAGGAATTCGGCACCGATTCCCCGGCCGCCTGGAGCATGTCGGTCGACGTCGTTTTGCCGCGTCGCCGCGGGCAACGGTCGCCGCAAGACGGCAGCTTGCTCGCCGATTTTCTCGCTGCCGTCGCCGATGCCGAGCGCGATCACGACGAGTTGTCGCTCGATCGCTTCGTGCCCGAGCATTGGCGTCACGCCCACGTGGCCGAATTACTCAGCATCGCCGACACAAGCGCGCGGCGCCGCGTGCTGCGGCAAGCGCGTCTGCTGGGAAATGATCTGCTCGGCGCCGAGGAGCTCTCGGCATGA
- a CDS encoding AAA family ATPase: protein MKVREIKIDGFGVWTGLDLADLDDHLNVFYGPNEAGKTTLMQFVRAMLYGFSAERRKRYLPPVHGGRSGGRLQLATPDGEFTVDRHAADAAAPERVEILSGEEPLRDDRLLVQMLGGVDEIVYRNIFAIGLREIQELGSLSDTEAAQWLYKLAVGTDRVSLVDVISELNRARGRLLADGQEPSTIPQLLHERDELRRQSSAHTSVRQFLDLRRKRGELVTQIARWEADADEAERAARLVEIAAAIFDKWHARAALDKELAAARKEPRVEQQTLSDFTALEQSLARVRTRHKKLSRLLAKTKHDIDRLGLDTAVSQRAARIESLLEQEQWITALDAERVALADKVAALETRRAELCAQLGFDPAGAAGEGGGKAWRQLKSLAVELRRARAALAEATEAAGTKQQSSQSTSQELTAALKARGATSLTPLLESSGQLVAQLRKRIQLDDRVNELVEREKELEERSRGLVDKLLLPGWAMAGLGTGFASGVAASLAGVFLPASLVGDSRLALVALGLISSGGSGAAKVAIEKTFARRSSQCLAQLESLVGQIDAAKQERDALDKELPRGGGPLLARLQAAEKDHAAIQALVPLESKRQAGSQDASEAEKCREQAHAAYSELRHRWRHALIDAGLSPKTPPGRAGQMAKIRQILARVDTRLEEERRELARRQSVVEAFANRLAQLRAELDVPGAGKHLDDAPFVVPMAPKVNLSPTQAKLDSLALPVELRALREKLHEQAALVAERQALVRRGKRLAARRQKVRHHGRRLERKLLAFLDREGAADAAELRRRAEDTQRSDQLVGQQETLGIEIAALVGTQVHEDDLAQLVRTKTRAELDNAWLAHSSRARDVREKVKSAHEQLGRWEQETQMLVAGREPAQARVRLGAVEQQLRDARKRWQTLAATEHFLAGIRKRYERERQPETLREASGYLERLTSGRYVRVWTPLDEHVLRVDDAEGNVLAVDVLSRGTREQLFLSLRLALVRWYARRGIELPLVLDDVLVNFDARRSRAAAEVLRDFAARGHQLLVFTCHEHIYDLFRSLGVTARRLPANPRLLAFGVIDEQEVPHEPIAPLVAPATRIETIEPAPVPATNGHTAHLEEPAPAPPPPPPAPPPAPAKKKRTLVKFDTVHGPRGPFATALWHERITYELSGERPDEPELPPHDDEDDWIDIDAIE, encoded by the coding sequence ATGAAGGTCCGCGAGATCAAGATCGACGGATTCGGTGTATGGACCGGGCTCGACCTCGCCGACCTGGACGATCATCTGAATGTCTTCTACGGCCCCAACGAGGCCGGTAAGACCACGCTGATGCAATTCGTGCGGGCGATGCTGTACGGCTTTTCGGCCGAACGCCGCAAGCGTTATCTCCCACCGGTCCACGGCGGCCGTAGCGGCGGACGATTGCAACTGGCCACGCCCGACGGTGAGTTCACGGTCGACCGGCACGCGGCCGACGCCGCGGCACCCGAACGCGTGGAAATCCTCTCGGGCGAGGAACCACTGCGCGACGACCGGTTGCTGGTGCAGATGCTGGGGGGCGTCGACGAAATCGTCTATCGCAACATTTTCGCTATCGGCCTGCGCGAGATCCAGGAACTGGGCTCGCTGAGCGACACCGAAGCGGCACAGTGGTTGTACAAACTGGCCGTCGGCACGGATCGCGTGTCGCTGGTCGACGTCATCAGCGAATTGAACAGGGCGCGCGGCCGACTCCTGGCCGACGGGCAAGAACCGTCGACGATTCCTCAATTGCTTCACGAGCGCGACGAGCTGCGCCGACAATCGAGCGCGCACACGTCCGTACGTCAGTTTCTCGATCTGCGCCGTAAGCGCGGTGAGCTGGTAACCCAGATCGCCCGTTGGGAAGCGGACGCCGACGAGGCCGAGCGTGCGGCGCGGCTGGTCGAAATCGCGGCAGCCATCTTCGACAAGTGGCACGCTCGCGCGGCGCTCGACAAAGAGCTGGCCGCGGCGCGCAAGGAACCACGCGTCGAACAGCAGACGCTCTCGGACTTCACGGCGCTTGAGCAGTCGCTCGCGCGCGTCAGGACGCGGCACAAGAAGCTCTCCCGGCTACTGGCCAAGACAAAACACGACATCGACAGGCTCGGGCTGGATACGGCGGTGTCACAGCGCGCCGCGCGGATCGAATCGCTTTTGGAACAAGAACAGTGGATCACGGCCCTGGATGCCGAACGCGTGGCCCTGGCCGATAAGGTGGCCGCGCTGGAAACGCGGCGCGCCGAATTGTGCGCGCAATTGGGCTTCGATCCGGCCGGCGCCGCCGGCGAAGGGGGCGGCAAGGCGTGGCGGCAACTCAAGTCGCTGGCCGTCGAGCTGCGCAGGGCGAGGGCCGCCTTGGCCGAAGCCACCGAAGCAGCTGGCACCAAACAGCAAAGTTCGCAATCCACGTCCCAAGAGCTGACCGCGGCTCTCAAGGCCCGCGGCGCCACGAGCCTGACGCCACTTTTGGAAAGCTCCGGTCAACTGGTCGCGCAATTAAGGAAACGCATCCAGCTCGACGATCGCGTCAACGAGCTTGTCGAAAGAGAAAAGGAACTCGAAGAGCGCAGCCGTGGCCTGGTCGACAAGTTGCTCCTGCCCGGCTGGGCCATGGCCGGGCTGGGGACCGGCTTTGCCTCGGGCGTCGCGGCGTCGCTCGCGGGTGTGTTTTTGCCGGCATCGCTCGTCGGAGACAGCCGGTTAGCGCTTGTGGCGTTGGGACTGATCTCCTCCGGCGGATCGGGAGCGGCGAAAGTAGCCATCGAAAAGACGTTTGCGCGGCGTTCGAGCCAGTGTCTCGCGCAGCTCGAATCGCTCGTCGGCCAGATCGACGCAGCGAAGCAAGAGCGCGACGCGCTCGATAAGGAATTGCCGCGCGGCGGCGGGCCGCTGCTTGCGCGTCTGCAAGCGGCCGAAAAAGATCACGCCGCCATCCAGGCGCTCGTACCTTTGGAATCGAAGCGGCAAGCCGGATCGCAGGACGCAAGCGAAGCGGAAAAGTGCCGCGAGCAAGCCCACGCCGCATACAGCGAGCTGCGGCATCGCTGGCGGCATGCCTTGATCGACGCCGGTTTGTCGCCAAAAACTCCGCCGGGCCGCGCCGGACAAATGGCCAAGATTCGCCAGATTCTGGCGCGCGTCGACACGCGATTGGAAGAAGAGCGTCGCGAACTGGCGCGGCGGCAGAGCGTCGTCGAGGCGTTCGCTAATCGCCTGGCGCAGTTGCGGGCCGAGTTGGATGTACCCGGCGCCGGTAAACATCTCGACGACGCCCCCTTCGTGGTGCCGATGGCGCCCAAGGTGAACCTCTCGCCGACGCAGGCCAAGCTCGACTCGCTGGCCCTTCCCGTCGAGCTGCGGGCGCTGCGCGAAAAGCTGCACGAACAGGCAGCCCTGGTCGCCGAACGCCAGGCGCTGGTGCGGCGCGGCAAGCGGCTCGCCGCGCGGCGGCAAAAGGTTCGCCATCACGGCCGTCGCCTCGAACGGAAATTGCTCGCCTTTCTCGATCGCGAGGGCGCTGCCGACGCGGCCGAGCTGCGCCGGCGCGCCGAGGACACCCAGCGCAGCGACCAGCTTGTCGGTCAGCAAGAGACTCTGGGCATCGAGATCGCGGCGCTCGTGGGCACGCAGGTTCACGAGGATGATCTCGCGCAGCTGGTACGCACGAAAACCCGGGCGGAGCTCGACAACGCGTGGCTCGCGCACAGTTCCCGGGCGCGCGATGTGCGCGAGAAAGTCAAATCCGCGCACGAACAGTTAGGACGCTGGGAGCAAGAGACGCAGATGCTGGTGGCAGGGCGCGAGCCGGCCCAGGCGCGCGTGCGCTTGGGCGCTGTGGAGCAGCAACTGCGCGACGCCCGCAAACGCTGGCAAACGCTGGCCGCGACGGAACATTTCTTGGCCGGCATCCGCAAACGCTACGAGCGCGAACGCCAGCCAGAAACGCTGCGCGAAGCGTCGGGCTATCTCGAGCGCTTGACGTCTGGGCGCTACGTGCGCGTGTGGACCCCGCTCGACGAGCACGTGCTGCGCGTGGACGACGCGGAGGGCAACGTCCTGGCCGTCGACGTGCTCAGCCGCGGCACGCGCGAGCAATTGTTCCTGAGCTTGCGGTTGGCGCTGGTGCGCTGGTACGCGCGGCGCGGGATCGAGCTGCCGCTGGTGCTGGATGACGTGCTCGTGAATTTCGACGCACGCCGCTCCCGAGCCGCTGCCGAGGTGTTGCGCGACTTCGCAGCGCGCGGACATCAATTACTCGTGTTCACCTGCCACGAACACATTTACGATCTCTTCCGTTCGTTGGGGGTCACTGCGCGGCGGCTGCCTGCCAATCCGCGCTTACTGGCGTTCGGCGTGATCGACGAGCAAGAGGTCCCGCACGAGCCGATAGCGCCGCTGGTGGCGCCGGCAACACGCATCGAGACGATCGAGCCTGCGCCGGTGCCGGCGACGAATGGGCACACGGCACACCTGGAAGAGCCGGCACCCGCGCCGCCACCGCCGCCCCCTGCCCCACCGCCCGCTCCGGCGAAAAAGAAGCGGACGCTTGTCAAGTTCGACACCGTACACGGCCCGCGCGGCCCCTTCGCCACGGCGCTATGGCACGAGCGCATCACGTACGAGCTGTCGGGAGAACGGCCCGACGAACCGGAACTGCCGCCGCATGACGACGAGGACGATTGGATCGACATCGATGCCATCGAATAA
- a CDS encoding metallophosphoesterase — MNRTRFTRREFSGLALAGLGSCVSSSWSRGEEPAADAAPLAFVPGSFTIVALPDTQIYCEKYPRHFINQTRWIVENQEKHNIVFVTHLGDITNRNTPEQWEVAQEALRVLDGEVPYSLVLGNHDYGPGGNCTTRDTLLNGYVPLSTVSKQRTFGGVKDDGRLENSYHTFNVGDNKFLVLCLEFGPRDDVVSWADSIVTRHPQHRVLLTTHAYMYFDDTRYDWTKFGKDQKWNPHAYGTAKLAGGTNDAQQLWEKLIAPQRTFFMTLNGHVLDDGLGRMTSTLPSGGAVHQMLVNYQMKKEGGEGFLRLVEFLPDKRTVQVKAYSPSTGTYKTDPQNQFTLALDPPLA; from the coding sequence ATGAATCGCACACGCTTCACACGTCGAGAGTTCAGCGGCCTGGCGCTGGCGGGCTTGGGGAGTTGCGTAAGCAGCTCGTGGAGTCGGGGCGAGGAGCCGGCCGCCGACGCCGCGCCGCTGGCGTTCGTGCCTGGTTCCTTCACGATCGTGGCGCTCCCGGATACGCAGATCTATTGCGAGAAGTACCCGCGGCATTTCATCAATCAAACGCGGTGGATCGTCGAGAACCAGGAAAAGCACAACATCGTGTTCGTCACCCACCTGGGCGACATCACGAACCGCAACACGCCCGAGCAATGGGAAGTCGCGCAGGAGGCGCTACGCGTTCTCGATGGCGAGGTGCCCTATTCGCTGGTGCTGGGGAATCACGATTACGGGCCAGGCGGCAACTGCACGACGCGCGACACGCTCTTGAACGGATACGTGCCGCTGTCGACGGTGAGCAAGCAGCGAACCTTCGGCGGTGTGAAGGACGACGGCCGGCTGGAAAACAGCTACCACACCTTCAACGTCGGCGACAACAAGTTCCTGGTCTTATGCCTGGAGTTCGGCCCTCGCGACGACGTGGTTTCCTGGGCCGATTCGATCGTCACGCGCCACCCGCAACATCGCGTGCTGTTGACGACGCACGCCTATATGTACTTCGACGACACCCGCTACGACTGGACGAAATTCGGCAAGGATCAGAAGTGGAATCCGCACGCCTACGGCACGGCCAAACTCGCGGGCGGCACGAACGATGCTCAGCAGTTGTGGGAGAAGTTGATCGCGCCGCAGCGCACTTTCTTCATGACGCTCAACGGCCACGTCCTCGATGACGGCCTGGGGCGAATGACGTCCACCCTGCCCAGTGGCGGCGCGGTACACCAGATGCTGGTCAACTACCAGATGAAGAAAGAAGGGGGCGAGGGCTTCTTGCGGCTTGTTGAATTCCTGCCCGACAAGCGCACGGTGCAGGTGAAAGCCTATTCACCGTCGACGGGCACGTACAAGACCGACCCACAGAATCAATTCACACTCGCGCTCGACCCACCGCTGGCCTGA
- a CDS encoding glycerophosphodiester phosphodiesterase family protein: MPTRIKVILYFSSCCLPWIALATFACGAETDNASSKDSPPKAREKLVIAHRGASGYLPEHTLEAYALAYAQGADFIEPDVVISKDGVLVCNHDIHMQDTTNVAELFPGRQRADGRYYFIDFTLAELKTLAVKGRRDSAEPGYQIPTLAEMLTMIRRLNERTGRNVGTIPEPKSPRWHRDEGQPLEAKLLDQYAAFGLTQRTDPVIVQCFELDALRRMRQELKSDLRMVYLTGGAPDDRTLDDLATFADGIGPALKAIENDGQSVRDNDLVRRAHERRLKVIPYTLGNDEAQTRRFFNQYDVDGLFTDFPDVAVRARATRQ; this comes from the coding sequence ATGCCGACACGCATCAAGGTCATTCTGTATTTTTCTTCATGTTGTCTGCCTTGGATCGCGTTGGCCACTTTCGCATGTGGTGCTGAAACAGATAACGCGTCCTCAAAGGACTCGCCGCCAAAAGCGCGAGAGAAGCTCGTCATCGCCCACCGCGGTGCGAGCGGCTACCTGCCGGAGCACACGCTGGAAGCCTATGCGCTGGCCTATGCTCAGGGGGCCGATTTCATCGAGCCCGACGTCGTCATCAGCAAGGATGGCGTCCTGGTCTGCAATCACGATATTCACATGCAAGACACGACCAACGTCGCCGAGCTGTTTCCCGGCCGCCAGCGCGCCGATGGGCGCTACTACTTCATCGATTTCACGCTTGCGGAGTTGAAGACGCTCGCCGTCAAAGGCCGTCGCGATTCGGCCGAGCCGGGCTATCAGATTCCGACCCTGGCCGAGATGCTGACCATGATCCGCCGGCTGAACGAGCGGACGGGCCGCAACGTCGGTACGATTCCCGAACCCAAAAGCCCACGCTGGCACCGGGACGAGGGGCAGCCGCTCGAGGCAAAGCTGCTCGATCAATATGCGGCGTTCGGTCTGACGCAGCGCACGGACCCGGTGATCGTGCAGTGCTTCGAACTCGACGCCCTGCGCCGTATGCGGCAGGAATTGAAAAGCGATCTGCGCATGGTGTACCTGACCGGCGGGGCGCCCGATGATCGCACGCTGGACGACCTGGCCACGTTCGCCGACGGCATCGGTCCGGCACTCAAGGCGATCGAGAACGACGGACAGTCAGTGCGCGACAACGATTTGGTCCGCCGCGCCCACGAGCGCCGGCTCAAGGTCATTCCTTACACGCTCGGTAATGACGAGGCGCAGACCCGCCGCTTCTTCAATCAATACGACGTCGACGGTTTGTTTACCGATTTTCCGGACGTGGCCGTGCGGGCCCGCGCGACGCGGCAATGA